ACACACTGCGGTGGCTCAGTGTGACTGAGTTCTGTCTACACTACAGGTGGAGTTCAACGATGTGCTGGCCGAGCCCTCCTCCTTCCACAGCTTCGACCGGGTGTGGACCTGGAGTGACATCGTGTTTGAGGCGACTCGGCTCTGGTGCTACCGCGGTATCTCCGTGCTGTGTGCCATCCCCGTTTCTCTCCTGGCTGGCTTCCTGTTCGCCTGCCTCAGCTGTGTGCACATCTGGTGAGGGGTGTGAaggtggtgggggggaggggtGCCAATCTCACCCCGTTCTTTAGCTGAAAGCGTGAGGCTTCATTCCTGCTTTTGAAGTCCAACTCCCTGTTTTCTTCCTGCCTGTCTCTAATCCCACATTCCCTTTAATGTACTGacacacattaaaaatgcaacagaagagaaccatccatttattttccaaCCTATTCATCTCATTCAGGGTCTTGCAGGAGCCGGGACCTATACCAGCAAGCAATGGTATATAGCGCATGACAGGCTCCACCACAGTTCAAGCACAGGGCACattcacaccaaggccaatttttccagacgccaattaacctaccagtatgtgtttggattgtgggaggaaactggagcccctGGAGGAAAGACACGCGAACATTGGGGCAGggtgagaacatgcaaactccacacagaaagctccccaggaattgaatccaagaccccagagctgcaagacagcaatgcaaaccactgAGCCGCCACGAATGAGCATCCATGTTGCTGAATTACAGTCCTGAACAGAGGTGATGAAAGACGCAGCAGTACTCTCCATGCCAACCCCCCccgcctgtctctgtctgtctcctccCTCCAGGTGCGTGATGCCCTGTATCCAGCTGTGCACCATCAGCCTGCCGCCCCTGCGCTCCCTGTGGGCCAGCTTGCTGGAGGTGCTGGTGGCCCCGGTGTGCGCCAGCGTGGGGCGCTGTTGCAGCCGCGTCTACCTCCGCGTGTCCAAGGAGTGAGGGGGCGAGGGAGGGGAGCGGAGAGAGGGCGGGGTCGGGCGGGGGTCTCCGGAGAGTCTGGCCTTCCTCGAGCGCCCCTGAATTCCGCTGCTGCGGTGCTGCCTCACTCCTCTCCCCGACGTGCTGTGAAGTGGGGCTGGAGTTGCAATTCAGTGGGAGGGGGGTGTGGGGGGTGAAGTGGATCCCCCCCATAAGCACTTTGGGATCCTCTGGGGTGACAACAGGGAATGCAAACTGTTGTGTTAAGAAGAACAATGTTTCCCGTATTCATGAGTATTTGGGCAATCAAGAAGCTTTCTGAACAGGCGCTGGTGAggccagccctggtcctggacagCCACAACCCAGCAGGTCTCACAAGTCCCCCCTTTGGCCTCCGTTTCTGAAAGGAGGGCAAGCACGCGGCCCGGAGCTCCTTCACAGCCGGGCAGGTGGCGCCTGGCCCATAGTCTCCCCGGTGCCTCTGCCTGGCGCTGTGGTGCTCCCACGCTGGGACCGTCGCTGGGGCAGAGCACAGGAGGTCCCTGAGAGCAGACGATTCTAGATCGGGGCGTCCTGGGGAGGAATGATTGCTGATTCTGCTGGTTTTATTCGTGGAGGCCCCGTTAGTTCCCAGTGCTCACAAACGCACCTGGACCACCTGCTGGGCTGGACATTGGACCAGGCCTGGCCGCTCTCTTGACCTATCACActtactggacactccagctCTCACGGGACACTCCTGACCTCATTTAACACTCCACCTCTTACTGAACACTCCAGCTctcacactgaacacacagagCCTCACTGAACACTTCACCTCTCAAAGCGTTATGCTCTAGTGCAGAATTTGGTCCCCAATTAATTCCTCCAATTAAATTTCCAGATCTATGCTGAGGAGAAAAACAAGTGACTTTGCTGGAGCGCCAGAATCTCACTCTCCTCACCCTCCTTTATCACGTCTCTTGCAGAGGAAAAAACAGAGCAAATTTTCTTCTGAGGATGAAACCTTAGTTACAAACTCCCCTGCCCTGATAAGCTTCTGCCGAATGAAACTTTCagattgtaaaaatgttaaagatttaaatttacaatttttatttttaaatgtgtgttgATGTATCtactgttgtaaaaaaaagagaCGAACTCTTTAGAGAAGCCAATGTGTTAATAAAGACATTCAAGAGATTGTTCCTAAAGGATGGTTATTATCACCTGACGAGTCGCTCAGGGCAGCAGACAGAGGCCATGGGGCTGTGATGTGTGTGACTCAGTCAGTGTCCAGTGCTGACCGGTGGGGCTATAATCTGTGGCCCAGTCAGTGTCCAGTGCTGACTGGTGGGGCTGTGATGTCTGTGGCCCAGTCAGTGTCCAGTGCTGACCTGTGGGGCTGTAATGTGTGCTGACCGGTCAATGTCCAGTGCTGACCCGCGGGACTGTGATGTGTGTGGCCCGGTCAGTGTCCAGTGCTGACCGGCGGGGTTGTGACGTGTGTGACCCGGTCAGTGTCCAGTGCTGACCGGCGGGGCTGTGACGTGTGTGGCCCAGTCAGTGTCCAGTGCTGACCGATGGGGCTGTGATGTGTGTGGACTGGTCAGTGTCCAGCGCTGACCGATGGGGCTGTGATGTGTGCCGACTGGTAAGTGTCCAGTGCTGACCGGCAGAGCTGAGACGTGTGCGGACCGGTCAGTGTCCAGTGCTGACCGGCGGGGCTGAGACGTGTGTGGCCCGGTCAGTGTCCAGTGCTGACCGGCGGGGCTGTGACGTGTGTGGCCCAGTCAGTGTCCAGTGCTGACCGATGGGGCTGTGATGTGTGTGGACTGGTCAGTGTCCAGCGCTGACCGATGGGGCTGTGATGTGTGCCGACTGGTAAGTGTCCAGTGCTGACCGGCGGGGCTGAGACGTGTGCGGACCAGTCAGTGTCCAGCGCT
This genomic window from Lepisosteus oculatus isolate fLepOcu1 chromosome 2, fLepOcu1.hap2, whole genome shotgun sequence contains:
- the cav4b gene encoding caveolin-2, translating into MLSDDYLVECKIDGEEGNVVRSSAPDPLPAEPPPKPDLRDPRGVNQHLKVEFNDVLAEPSSFHSFDRVWTWSDIVFEATRLWCYRGISVLCAIPVSLLAGFLFACLSCVHIWCVMPCIQLCTISLPPLRSLWASLLEVLVAPVCASVGRCCSRVYLRVSKE